CCTGACCGATTCCCGATCCAGCGCCCGTAACAAATGCCTTCTTATCCTTAAGCTTGAGATCCATGACGATAGATCATCGAACTTCAGTTAAGAAAATCGATTAAATAATTCCCTCAAGAGTGAATCTCTCTCCGGGAGTGTCTAAAGCTTTCCAGCTTTCACCAGCTCAGCTTCACGAATCTTCTTAAACTGATGGGAGATCTGAATCGCCCTTTGACGGTCTTCATCATTATAATCCCAGAATTCCTGGACGACCCGTTCCGTTGCAGGATAGTGAGAACCGTCGTCTCCGATATCTTTACGCAATTGAGCGAATTTTGCTTTGAGTGCATCACGAACTTCTCGATAAGCCGGAACATCGTAAACGTTATTTAACTCATGAGGATCTCGCTGAAGGTCATAGAGCTCCCAGCCGGGTGGCGTGCGATAGTCCCCCTTATAATTGGTACCATAGAAATAAATCAGCTTATGCGTCTTTGTCCGCATCGCCATTTCACCGGGGTTGTCATGGTGCGCCATATGCATCCAGTAGCGGTAGTAGGCTGCATCTTTCCAACCAACCGGTTCTTTTCCTGTTTCGCAAATCTGACGAAATGATTTTCCTTGGACGCTGGCAGGAATATCTGCACCCGCGTAATCAAGCATGAGAGCCGGATAGTCTACGTTCTCAATGATCGCATCCGTGCGAATACCTGAAGGAATGGCCTTCGGATAGCGAAGGATGAAGGGCATGCGTTGTGACTCATCGTAGGCCCATCGTTTGTCCTGAAAATCTTTTTCTCCCAACCAGAAACCTTGGTCACCGGTGTAAATGATGATGGTGTTATCGTAAATACCCTCTGCCTTCATGTAGTCGAACAGGCGCTTCAAATTGTCATCCACCCCTTTTACACAACGTAGGTATTTTTTCAGGTAAGCCTGATAAGAGATACGGGTAGTCTCCACTTCACTTAATTTAGCCGGATCATAATCATCCGGATATTCTTCAGGGAAAAAGTCGTAGAGGTGAGTCGCATAGGAACGACGAGGATTCCGTTTACCAATGGAGGTGCCGATGTGTGGGGTCAGCTCGTCATTGTGACCACGCGTGCCAATAGAGCCCCAGGTGTCGGGTACATCGTAGAGGGTTTGTGGTTCGGGTATTTCAACGTTGGCCAAATAAGACTGATAACGAGGAGCGTTTTCAAAGTAGTCGTGTGGCGCTTTGTATTGGTGGCAAATAAAGAAGGGCTTGTCCGGGTCGCGTTCATTCTCCATCCAGTCCAAGGTCGCATCGGTAATCACATCCGTTGAGTGCTCACCCTTATGCACTTCTACATTCTGTGGCCAAGGCTTGTTCCCTTGAGTGCGCAATTCCGTATCAAAGTATTTCCCCTGACCCGGTAGCACTTTGTAGTAGTCAAAGTTTGGCTCTACCTTCAAATGCCACTTCCCGATCATCGCGGTCTGATAACCAGCCTTTTTCATCTGAATCGGCAGCATCTGTTTTTCTGGAGCAACATTGCCCCCCAAATCAAACACGCCGTTGATGTGATTGTATTGCCCAGTCATAATACAGGCGCGAGACGGCGTGCAAATGGAGTTCGTCACAAATGCGTTTTCAAAAAGTATGCCCTCTTCAGCCAGGCTATCAATGGTTGGTGTCGGATCCAAATCCTTGAGCAAGGTAGCATAGGCACCTACCGCTTGCGCCGTATGGTCATCTGACATGATGAAGAGAATATTCGGTCTGTCTGCTGCCTTGGCAAAAACGGCTGAAAGCATGACTAAAGCCAATAAGGATACAATTCGGGTAAATTTCATAAGGGTAAGACGGTAGTAATAGTTCAAGTGTATGGAAGCATCCTAGCAAATGCCTCTGCAGCTAACAATGCTGAGACTTTCAGCTATTGATGGAATATCCTGACTTAAGCGAAGCAAGGTTTATTCTCCGGCCGAAGTATGATCGTGCAGAATCTTCCAGCCATCCTCGCCGTGCTGCAGCAGAAGCGTAAAGAGCCCGGTCGCATTTCCATACTCCCCTTCTCGTTTAAGCCGG
This genomic stretch from Opitutia bacterium ISCC 52 harbors:
- a CDS encoding sulfatase; translated protein: MKFTRIVSLLALVMLSAVFAKAADRPNILFIMSDDHTAQAVGAYATLLKDLDPTPTIDSLAEEGILFENAFVTNSICTPSRACIMTGQYNHINGVFDLGGNVAPEKQMLPIQMKKAGYQTAMIGKWHLKVEPNFDYYKVLPGQGKYFDTELRTQGNKPWPQNVEVHKGEHSTDVITDATLDWMENERDPDKPFFICHQYKAPHDYFENAPRYQSYLANVEIPEPQTLYDVPDTWGSIGTRGHNDELTPHIGTSIGKRNPRRSYATHLYDFFPEEYPDDYDPAKLSEVETTRISYQAYLKKYLRCVKGVDDNLKRLFDYMKAEGIYDNTIIIYTGDQGFWLGEKDFQDKRWAYDESQRMPFILRYPKAIPSGIRTDAIIENVDYPALMLDYAGADIPASVQGKSFRQICETGKEPVGWKDAAYYRYWMHMAHHDNPGEMAMRTKTHKLIYFYGTNYKGDYRTPPGWELYDLQRDPHELNNVYDVPAYREVRDALKAKFAQLRKDIGDDGSHYPATERVVQEFWDYNDEDRQRAIQISHQFKKIREAELVKAGKL